In Planococcus citri chromosome 4, ihPlaCitr1.1, whole genome shotgun sequence, the genomic window cagtacttcgtagcgtattgaaattagtttttagaatagatttcagctttacaacttcaatttgatgaaattttgtgggaatttcgagtttcaaaattctgctggaggcttcagaactgctcaaaacgggttgaaaccgtttcgaatcgatttggcatgtcgaaaatagggtatatcccaaatttcagctttcttggtcaatttggtaaaattttgattttttccctcatttttgctctaaattggattttcaaaaattcaccaaaaatcgaaaaacgcactttagcacttgaaattttgacaggttataaatttttgcatgatctttcgatctacctttgtaaggtttgaaaaatttcgtgcaagtgctatgttggaacgcaaaatctgcaatttcggctgacctgtcaatcaaaatggccgccattttgtaagtaagaccaactttttttgggacaagtttgctttaaaatgttccttaggatatcccctttaagaaaaaagttgccccggaggatcggcgggggcgggggggtgcaattactcctattgtcatatgccgcgGACTATAAGGGAAAATGTTCTTTGCTTTCCATgctcccaattttgaaaaaaaaaatgataagtgaGAGGACACAAAGGGTTCCACTCCTACAAAATGAATAGATAATCCAACTCTCGAAGTCTTTGAATCAGAGTCACTCAACAAGTCACaccaagtcacatttttatAACCATGGGCCACAGACATACCCCCCCGACCCCCTCCCGCAATATTTCAAATGTGACATATCGAAATACATGTTTTTGAGGTCGAAGAattcaaattagaaattattttttcggttGGAAGGATAGGTGAGGCGTAGggagggaaaaattaaaatttcatgtatATTCATTATAGTGACATGAGTCTAGATTCCCTCTCCTTACACCTGGATACAGgtgccattttgatttttctcaccCTCGAGGctcatactaatttttttcaaaaaacaaaaaaaaaaaataactttggcAACCAAAATAGTGACAAAATATGAGCAGaatattttaatgcagaaaaaattcgccaaaaaaaccaaaacttttcgtttttaattaaaattttttttaaaaagcgagattttttggaaacttcgacaattttattaaaagaaaTGCCTTTTAGCAACTATTTAggacaacttttgaaaaaagagctactttttagaatttttgatacaaaaaaaaaacagacctaattattttcagcaatttttggcaaaaaaccaacactttttggcaattttgacaaaaggcgggactttttgataattttggcagaaaacgacacttcgacaataattttagcaaaaggtgtagcttcttagcaatttttctaaaaagcaggaattttggCCAATAGATTTACTATCAAAATGTACgacttgaacaaatttttgctaaattatgacctttttttggtggcgaggggagggggaaggaggGAAGGGTCTGTGGTCCGTAGTAGGATATATCCAAAATCACCCTTGAAAACCTCTGGGAGGTAAAGGGGATCAGAtcggattaaaaaaatatagactGAAAGGTTcgtacttaattttttccaaaaaagagaaacttgtggaaaaaattacccccccccctcccaaaaaaaaccgAACGATACCAAATTAAGTGTTTTGGGTTTtcattttggcttttttgaaattactggcaaaaaaatcttaattttgggaaattattgaaaaaaagaagtactttttggaattttgcaaaaaattgagaatttttgttaatttttgaaaaacgaggatttttatcaaattgttgaaaagcaagactttttttctataatgatgttttttcgcaattattgtcaaaaaagggagatcttttagcaatttttggaaaacaaacgATATTTctgtggaattttttgcaaaaaacgacaaatttttgtaagtttttgaaaaagcgagaattcttgtcaaaaagcaaaattgacaATCTTAacaaaaagtaggatttttgaGAAccgttggtaaaaaaaatgatactttttggcagattcaaaaaaaaaatcggaacttcgggtaatttttggagatgGAAGTAagacaattttgctaaaaagtgagaatttttgtcaacaaacgaaacttttacaattttagtaaaaagtcGAACTTTTCGGAAatataattcacaaaaaaaaatcatttttctcaatttttgtcacttgcaatttttttgataaaaaagcaagactttttggtaatttttggcaagaaagcaTACGAagattttgagttatttttggaaaaaagtgagatttttcaataatttttgggcGAAAATCGAGATTTTGTCAGTTTTATTGACGAAAAGCAGAATTTGGTCTATTTCgacaaaaactgaattttttggaaattacgagtaggtattggCAAACAAAAGTGACTATTCTCAGCAAGAAATTCGAttatttggcaatatttttttttattggggagagggggggattttgattcatttttttgggaaagggGGAGGGAAATTGCTTCTCTTCCGAGTCTCCATCtcgaaattaaaacattttaaaatagcATCAAAAACTCCATCTATGGTAAGTAtttcttataaaatttcatcgtagAGAGCCTTCATCTTTCAGTACGAAAGCCCGACTTTCAACTTCTGAAAACGTTGATGACAATTTTCAGAATAACATTTTCACCAAGAAGTgatgaagaggggggggggtcgacgattttttcgaaatttttcctgtagaaaggtacttttgaagggatgaccaaagAGTTTCAAAGAAgaagtttcgagaaaaattctacagagtaattttttcctgaaattgattaattttctcGATTCAAAAATCAGGTCTACCATCTTCAAGGACATCCCCTCCCCTGTACCTGGCTAGATTCCACCTAAAAGCTCGATGCACCCACTACCATGAAAACTATCTACATACGAGTGCAAGTAATCTGAATAACTCGTTATACCCCAACACCAAAATACATACTGTAAATAGTCGCAGGAATGGTGGAAATATCGGCGTTCATCGTGCCTCCGCATAATCTATCCACGCAGGTCGACTGGCCATTGTTTAGTTTACCAACATTCGAGACACACGGTATGATTAACCAATCCATATTGCACGCATTGCCACCAACACTGCCTACAGAAGAGGCCACCGAGTTTTGTCCCACCGTGTTTCCAGTCAACGAGAACGAATGTGTACGATTATTGACtgcaaaattgcacaaaattttgttagacagtCTAACAGAgattcccccctttttttttgaagactcGGATCATTATAGTCAAGTGTCCAGTCAATATATTTCAACGCATCTAATTCATACCAGCATCAATGCATTGAGTATACTGTATGCCACAAAAATTCCTCTCCGCTCTGATACAAATACTGTAATCTTGATTCGACAAATGCAGTCCGATAGCTGGCTCGTAATTGAACGATTTAATGGTACCGGCGATTCCGGTGAAATACTGTAAGCATCCGTCTTCGGCTATTACAGCAAAGTAAATCGACACATACTCGAATTAGAAAAATCTTCCTCACTAAAACCAACCCCTCCTCAACTCCGTTTAGAAAGAAGCTCACCTCTAAAATTACTATTGCAAGGTATTtgagttattttgattttccaattaCGTGAAAATTCAGGACCATTGGTGATCATTGTCAAAAGTACAGGACCAACGTGTCCCAATCCAGCATCAACGTACACTGTAAATTAAAATCCACCATTTATGGTATCAATaatgtgctgtttttttttttttttaaatccaactGCTGCTCACTGCGGCCATTGTTTCAACTCACTATGATTCCCCGTATTAAATCCGCAAATTCCAGGTACCGGATTAGTACCAGAGACGATGAAATGGTCGTAATTACAAATATGATTCTCCGGTTCTGGACCCGTGATGGAGAATTGATCGAAGTCTAATCTGAACAATTGTATAATACCTAGTTTAAATGAGCTTCACATCGAACTACAGCTACCAGATGGATACGCTgttcataatattattttaacgAAATGCATATTACAAACCTATACTGGCAAATATCCGGATGCATTTTATTAATAGTCAACTGGCAAGATCCGGTACCATTGTATCCGGCTGGAAATCCTTTATTGATGAAATACGTCCCATTTTGGCTAACCGTTTGACCGCAAGAGGCCATAACTATACATTTAGAAATTCGACTGAATTATTATTCGCAATTTAATTACTTAACGTATTTGCAGGACAAATCTTTTGAGATCGATCAACAAAACAAAGAATCAAACAagaattccaacaaaatttgatttctgtcAAAGTATGTCAATCAGTAACTATACGTTTagccatttcaattttccagaaaaagtcagaaattcgctttcaatttcaattcagtTTAGTAAACTTGGAGCTGTGGTCTTGTAAAAATACTCTTTTTTTATAGCAATGAAACTGTAAGTTAAAATAAAAAGTGGGTATATAAtcaaattttcccatttcaaACTTACTCAGCGGTCCAAATTGAAAGCGAAATTTTCGTTCAAATGGACCAAGGTTTTCATGAAACATGAAAACATACAAAAGCACAACTTTTGGTAAGAAATGTTTCCAACATATACTTCAATTGGAAGAGGAAGAAGGGAAGGTGGGGTACAAACTGATTCACAGGCCaaggatttttttatactttgaaaaaaaaaggtgaaaaaaaaatgctgtaataaaaaataatttcgcccaaaattataaaattttatttaaaaaaaaaaaaaaaagtaaaaaatcagaAAGCCAAAAGAACTCCTGTTACTGGAAATTTCTGCGGAAAATTGGACTTTCAgcgggaatttttttcaaatacttcagGTATTTATTagagtcaaattttttcattttcaaaaggagaaaaaaatcaaaattctgaaagataAAGAAAAGGGGAATGGTTGAACttgcgacttttttttttgcaattttacatgAAATATAATTAACGTTTTTTGTCATATTCAACTTTACTTccagcagtgatttttttttcaaaagaaaatttaaatttaaaacctCGAAAatgcaggaattttttttggcaaaaaaaactacatttaCGAGTggcaggaaattttttcaaatttttcttggtGACAAAATTCATATAAAtccagttttatttttcattttcaaatacttggattattttttcgaaattttagcaaaaatcgtttcaaataatttagttttggaggggggggggagaagaggTCAAAATTCATATTAAATCCGGATTATTCCATTgtcaacaaagaaaaaaaattttttttcgtaatttcaacaaaattataaactttttttcaaaagcaaacaATTGTTTCAAACGTTTCAGTTTGGAGGAGAAGGTGGGAGGGAAGGAGGGAAGGGGTGGGGTTGAAATTCATTCAGATCCTGATCGAGACTTCTCTTTCTTCACAAAGAACCATGAAGTATATATTTCATTaccgaaaaaaagaagaatccCTAcgcaattttagcagaaaaaaaaacttattttaccAAGAATCGTTTCAAATGTTCTAATTTAATAGGaagagagagggggggggggtcaaaagattatttattgtaaattcaaatttttccattatcaacaaaaaatgtttttacccataatttcaataaaaaaatcctcttccttttctttttttctgtttttttttttttttttttttttagcaaaaatcgtTTTAAACGGTTCACTTTAGAGCAGATGGaaggaggggagagggagggtccaagaaatatttttccattaccaacaaaaaaaagtttttttccgcaaataatttacaaaaaaattcttttttttatagcaaaaaattgtttccaatgtTTTAGTTTAGAGCGGGaggaaggaggaggagggggtcaACATTCATTCAGATCCAGATTTCTCTTTCATCACAATGGTAAATTTTattgagaaggaaaaaaagaaaaatcccttcgcaattttagaaaaaaatgaacttatttcTGCGAAAATCGTTTCAAATGGTGAATTtaagggggggaggggtgaggtCAAAATTCATATCAATCTAGATTTTTccattatcaacaaaaaaaagtttttttttcaaaattttaatttttgaaaaatgaactctttttttaaaatacaaaaatcgtttcaaatgtTTCAGTTTAGAgcaggaggaggggggggggatcaacATACATTCATATCAAGACTTCTGTTTCTCAACAGAGAAGTCAATTTTATTGAGGGAAAAAGAGGAAGGATTCCTtcgcaattttagcaaaaaattgaaatttttcgtagcaaaaaagaagtaggtactttcgagagaaatttttttcaaatgtttcagtTTGGAAAGTGAAGGGGgagggtcaaaattcattcaaaacaagattttccattttcaacgaGAGATTTGATTTTCTTCGCAATTTTAGCggcaaaaaatcgattcaaaatgtttcattttaaataggagggaggaggagggggaagaAGAGGGATCAATATTCACTCGAATTAAGATTTTTCCATATTCACAAAGAATCTTAGATTTGatcgtggtaaaaaaaaaaaagggtttgttcgtaatttttacaaaaaaatgaattttttgataactttagCAAAATTGCATCGcttttagaaggaaaaaaaatctagactaacccctcgaaactgggtgtaaaaatcctggcaattatacacggGCACGCCagtatagaaaaaaagttgaaaaaaaaaattctgaaactttttttcctcatttcccaaaaattgaaaaagagccATCATTCAACATCTCCCTCTGGAGACAACAATGATGAAAAGAAAGAACGAGTTTTTGTGTTCTTTTAACGTAGAAGAGATGAAGatcacaaacaaaaaaaaaatccaaaaactttttttagaaaaatcattttgaaaatacttttcaacactcttagaattttgaaaaacaattaaaaaatcaacagtCCCTCCCTCTGCTCCTCAAGTCTGCATCCCTCTGCTTCTCAAGTCtgcatttacctttttttgaattattgatcGAGCACCTCATCTTACGCAtacaaaaattaggtaggtaccactCTACTCACAAACGCAACAAATCCCAAAATTATTGGCACAAGGGGTAGTAGGCAATCCACCACGCTGCAGGCAGTCCGGAGGGCTCATACAGGTCCCGCTATCGCCACTCGAAGTAGTACACGTATCCTTTGGGAATTGCACCACCGTAAATATAGACAAAACTGCAAAATCCCCGCGTAAAATTAATCATCGCTTCTCATTTCAACTACTCATATTATTCTTATCTTATCCAAACACTCATATGTATTTGTACTCACATCTATTATCTCTATTCGCCGGAGACGAAGTACTGTTCGGGGTATTACCCTGAGGTGGAGATGATGGAGGTGCTTCAGGTCTCTGGAAAGGTGGTAAGGGGGGCCCATTGAACACGTACTCTTTACCAAAATGTGGTTTCGAAGGTTTCGGATACGGTATCAAGTAATTCGATGGATGTTGCTGATACGGAACATGCTACAAGGAATGAAAAATGCTATCATGTATTATCCTCACAACAACAATCATTTAAATAAGGATCTCTTTTCAAATCCCTCGATTTCGCTTACCTTGTGTCGATAATAATCGTAATGCGAAGGTGGAGCAACCCCGTAAGTCCTGGAATAATACCCCGGATAATATTGACCATTGGTAATTCGAGCAAAAGTCACGAACGCAGCAATTTCCACCCATTTGAGGAATCCGTGGATCTGCGAAGTTCAAATCATTGATTTCCCAATATGAAAGGTGAATACAGAAGTTTGAGGTAATACGAGATGCgttatagaaaaagaaaaacgaaagtTAACAACTTTCATTCTTCGTGTGAGAAAAGAACGATTATTATAAACAGATACGACGATTCAGTGACGCGTACACCTCAATTAATTCGAATCATTGTCGCATATCGTTCACGTGATAGCTGAACAACCTCCCTCTCTCCTCCAGTGTCACCAAGATCTCTCGATAAACCCATCTTCACCCATATCGAGACATACCATTCTGGAGATCCTCGAGCTTCGGTTCAGTGACCTCAACTATGTCCACAGGCAAATATATTGTCTCAAGACGAGATCGTCCAACCAACTCGTGAGTGAATTTGCAAGCCTCAAATCTCGAAATGTACTTACAATTGTAAAACTCGGTGAGAAGAAGCCCCAAGATAAGACATCTCATACGAATTTTCCTCATTCCATCCTATCTCGTAAGATATCACTTAAAGAAGTCAGCATTTCTCAATTCTccacaaattttctttttttccccaaaaaatgttcagtCCATTTTGAACTGAAGCCAACACACTCCACACCTAAAAAGTAACTACCCATGAACTCGAACCAAAGGATCGTCAAACCCAAACTACCAACACATGCCAAATTCAACTCGCCTCTCTCCGACCATCCACCTCAACTCCTCGACCCATTCAAAAAGAAGACTCGACCTGCCTATAGCACAACGACCCCCATAAACTAGCCACCGTCTATTGAACATCGTAAACCTAAAATTCACCGTGAAAAGGTATAATCAGGCGCGAACTTTTATCGACAATGTTGCTGAAGACATTTTCGCAACGTTCCGAGACggtagaaaaaaaaccaccacaaccTTACCTTCATCTTATTTTTTACAGTagtttaaaactcgaaattattACGCACACATACTCCACAATATAGACGACGATCTTCGCGACAGCACCACAACATAAAACCAAATAAACTCGATGTCTTCGGCGACGACGGTCTATATAATATTTACGTCATGGATGACGACGCCGACAAACGAGCAACCAGAAGTGACATCATGTTCTCTTCTGAAGATTAGCGAAAGTTTATATTTATGTTTAATTAACGTGTgtgttaggtaggtacgtatgtatATACGATTTTAAAAGCAAATATATTAACCGTAACGGTATAGGTATTGTATTCTTATTCGTAAATATTATCGCATCTTTTCGAGCGAGTTGTGTATACCTACTCGTCTCGTAGTCagctacatacatacataagtacACCAATACTGAGAGTAAGTACAATAATTGCAACAAGGTGATCGTTTTGATCTGCACAACTACATCGTACATGTGTATTATCATGGCAACGTGTGTGCCACGAGCGTTACggtatcatttttcaagcaTCGACGGATCGTCTCGTTAAAACTTTGATATGGTAACGAACCTACTCACCTAAAGAGAATTCTGAATAGAAAAATGTCTATTAAATGAATTCGCATAGATTGAGATACTCTACGGTTTGATCCTCGACAGAAAGAATatgaaaatggcaaattttgaaaaaaaaaaatcaaaattagtggttcactttggaattttttcaattcgagagAAAAACGCGATCCACAGCGTTGTACACGAAGGGTGATTGTcttcattggggggggggggggattggaAGGTGATTCCTAAAAAGTTGTTGAATATTGTCCAAAGATCATGGGAACAATTTTGAGTAGCTGATCTCcattttctttcgttttgagggggggggggtctcggATCTCTGACTCAGGCTTTGATCTATTCATCTCATGACAAGGGAACCTCCTTGAAGTGTCACACTCTGATttaaacgggaccgcgatttttggaaagagcacagtctaaaacccccaaaaccaaattttcagcagcacaagttcatttttcgatttttggcgaatttttgaaaattcaaaattgactgtttttggcgatttatgctttttttaaaaaaaagtacgtacttgatcaataaaaatgatcaaaataagtcccaaaattaatattaattacccaaatccaaatttcaccatttccagccattctggagcctccagcgcgatttttcaatttctccagaattttaaatttaccccagaaggcgtgaatatgaagttgggcagctataaatcgagttgtatattacactcgacttgtttaacgagtttatccacatttgagtcgattttgagagtgacaccttaaaaaaggctttttgaccagcttttttcaaaattgaaaaatccaaaaaatcaaaagataaccgttcgtgaggaaatttttgaaatttacgcgaatccctgtatttcttcaagaactaaacctcggagcgcaaattctaccatttccagccgttttggagcgagagtgacacctcaaaaaaccactcttgaggtgtcactctcaaaatcggctcaaatgtggataaactcgttaaacaggtcgagtataatgcacaactcgattcttagctgcctaacttcatattcacgccttctggagcaaattcaaaattctggagaaattgaaaatcgcgctggaggctccaga contains:
- the LOC135844112 gene encoding uncharacterized protein LOC135844112: MKIHGFLKWVEIAAFVTFARITNGQYYPGYYSRTYGVAPPSHYDYYRHKHVPYQQHPSNYLIPYPKPSKPHFGKEYVFNGPPLPPFQRPEAPPSSPPQGNTPNSTSSPANRDNRFLSIFTVVQFPKDTCTTSSGDSGTCMSPPDCLQRGGLPTTPCANNFGICCVFMASCGQTVSQNGTYFINKGFPAGYNGTGSCQLTINKMHPDICQYRLDFDQFSITGPEPENHICNYDHFIVSGTNPVPGICGFNTGNHMYVDAGLGHVGPVLLTMITNGPEFSRNWKIKITQIPCNSNFRAEDGCLQYFTGIAGTIKSFNYEPAIGLHLSNQDYSICIRAERNFCGIQYTQCIDAVNNRTHSFSLTGNTVGQNSVASSVGSVGGNACNMDWLIIPCVSNVGKLNNGQSTCVDRLCGGTMNADISTIPATIYSSVKPFRLFFHTNNVELPHDMGNRGFCLNYVQQPCGNNVSP